The Agromyces sp. LHK192 genome includes a window with the following:
- a CDS encoding bifunctional 2-polyprenyl-6-hydroxyphenol methylase/3-demethylubiquinol 3-O-methyltransferase UbiG — MTDTLTQPDGGALEMHADVGPHSAADVRAEVHLAEVDHAEAVQLFAERLLTLLASGTTLLTIELGRRHGLYRALHEHGRMTPPALARVTGIVPRYAREWLEQQAAAGILSVDDPAEPADLRTFSVPAAHVPVLIEATHPAHTAPAAGLLAGVALAFPEVVEDFRLGRGVAFDEYGAELRQGLGALNRPGFHHFMRDWVACLPDRAARLDAGGVVLDAGCGTGRSTIGLAQAFPEATVVGIDLDAASILEARAHAAAEGVDDRVVFLVGNAADADAVRAAAELVRADGFDLVTVFGALHDMGRPTAALAAFRGALRTGGAVLVADERVADAFTPDSDHVEQMLYAMSVLHCLPATTAESAEVANGTVLRAPTVRGWAAAAGFGRVDELGIEHPAWRFYRIG, encoded by the coding sequence ATGACCGACACACTGACCCAACCCGACGGCGGTGCACTGGAGATGCACGCCGACGTCGGCCCGCACTCCGCGGCCGACGTGCGCGCCGAGGTCCACCTCGCGGAGGTCGACCACGCCGAGGCCGTCCAGCTGTTCGCCGAACGGCTGCTCACCCTGCTCGCCTCGGGCACGACGCTGCTCACGATCGAGCTCGGGCGCCGTCACGGCCTCTACCGGGCGCTGCACGAGCACGGCCGGATGACCCCGCCGGCGCTCGCCCGGGTGACCGGGATCGTCCCGAGGTACGCGCGGGAGTGGCTCGAGCAGCAGGCGGCCGCCGGCATCCTCTCGGTCGACGACCCGGCCGAACCCGCCGACCTGCGTACCTTCTCGGTGCCGGCGGCGCACGTCCCGGTGCTCATCGAGGCGACGCATCCGGCGCACACCGCCCCTGCCGCGGGCCTGCTCGCGGGCGTGGCGCTCGCGTTCCCCGAGGTCGTCGAGGACTTCCGCCTCGGCCGCGGCGTCGCGTTCGACGAGTATGGTGCCGAACTCCGGCAGGGCCTGGGCGCGCTGAACCGTCCCGGGTTCCATCACTTCATGCGCGACTGGGTCGCGTGCCTCCCCGACCGTGCTGCTCGGCTCGACGCGGGCGGGGTCGTGCTCGATGCGGGATGCGGAACGGGCCGGTCGACCATCGGGCTGGCGCAGGCGTTCCCCGAGGCGACGGTCGTCGGGATCGACCTCGACGCCGCCTCGATCCTCGAGGCCCGTGCACATGCGGCTGCCGAGGGGGTCGACGATCGCGTGGTGTTCCTCGTCGGGAACGCGGCCGATGCCGACGCGGTCAGGGCGGCGGCCGAGCTCGTCCGCGCCGACGGCTTCGACCTCGTCACGGTGTTCGGGGCGCTGCACGACATGGGTCGGCCGACGGCGGCGCTGGCCGCATTCCGAGGCGCGCTCCGCACCGGGGGCGCGGTGCTGGTCGCCGACGAGCGGGTCGCCGACGCGTTCACGCCGGACTCCGACCATGTCGAGCAGATGCTCTACGCGATGAGCGTCCTGCACTGCCTGCCCGCCACGACGGCGGAGTCGGCCGAGGTCGCGAACGGCACGGTGTTGCGCGCGCCGACGGTGCGGGGGTGGGCCGCCGCGGCCGGCTTCGGCCGTGTCGACGAGCTCGGCATCGAGCATCCGGCCTGGCGGTTCTACCGCATCGGCTGA
- a CDS encoding ABC transporter permease, producing MTAATQQQAQPSAGERLLAFGRLLISPRGAVFLLLAILLVAITVLNPSFAEPDQFIRFIQRVAPVAIVAIGQYFVIVGGEFDLSMGSVVTAQVVIAGNLIGQDASRALPVTALMLAFGALVGLVNGLVVSFLRVPSFIVTLGMMLALLGGVLYWTGGAATGNPADEFRELGRGGIRDLPVIGILPWAVVILALVLAAAIWFARRPFGRTIIALGDNPVAARYAGTRTWWVKTSTFVISSLSATVAGILLVGYAGVHPSVGRGYEFTAITAVVLGGVVLGGGRGWVVAAAAGAFALEALFTLLNFAGVPSTYRDAVQGVIIILAVAYAATTFRARRRGRALETSPAGPGQAPLPETGEGKEPDAAGASARPAPVPSTTRDDNDTKGGS from the coding sequence ATGACCGCCGCGACGCAGCAGCAGGCGCAGCCGAGCGCTGGCGAACGGCTCCTCGCCTTCGGGCGCCTGCTCATCAGCCCGCGCGGCGCGGTGTTCCTGCTGCTCGCGATCCTGCTGGTCGCGATCACGGTGCTGAACCCGTCGTTCGCGGAGCCCGACCAGTTCATCCGGTTCATCCAGCGCGTCGCGCCCGTCGCGATCGTCGCCATCGGGCAGTACTTCGTGATCGTCGGCGGCGAGTTCGACCTGTCGATGGGTTCGGTCGTCACCGCGCAGGTCGTGATCGCGGGCAACCTGATCGGGCAGGATGCCTCGCGTGCACTGCCCGTGACGGCGCTCATGCTCGCCTTCGGCGCGCTCGTGGGGCTCGTCAACGGCCTCGTCGTGTCGTTCCTGCGCGTGCCGAGCTTCATCGTGACGCTCGGCATGATGCTCGCCCTCCTCGGCGGCGTGCTCTACTGGACCGGCGGCGCCGCGACCGGCAACCCGGCCGACGAGTTCCGCGAGCTCGGCCGCGGCGGCATCCGCGACCTGCCCGTCATCGGCATCCTGCCGTGGGCCGTCGTGATCCTCGCGCTCGTGCTCGCCGCGGCGATCTGGTTCGCCCGCCGACCCTTCGGGCGCACCATCATCGCGCTCGGCGACAACCCCGTCGCGGCACGCTACGCCGGCACCCGCACCTGGTGGGTCAAGACGTCGACGTTCGTGATCTCGTCGCTGTCGGCGACGGTCGCGGGCATCCTGCTCGTCGGCTACGCCGGCGTGCACCCGAGCGTCGGCCGCGGCTACGAGTTCACCGCGATCACCGCGGTCGTGCTCGGCGGCGTCGTGCTCGGCGGCGGACGCGGCTGGGTCGTCGCCGCTGCGGCCGGCGCCTTCGCGCTCGAGGCGCTGTTCACGCTGCTGAACTTCGCCGGGGTGCCGTCGACCTACCGCGACGCCGTCCAGGGCGTCATCATCATCCTCGCCGTCGCGTACGCCGCGACGACGTTCCGCGCGCGTCGTCGTGGCCGCGCACTCGAGACTTCACCCGCCGGACCCGGGCAGGCACCACTGCCCGAGACCGGCGAGGGGAAGGAGCCGGACGCCGCCGGGGCATCCGCTCGTCCTGCACCCGTGCCCTCGACGACGAGGGACGACAACGACACCAAGGGAGGTTCGTGA
- a CDS encoding alpha/beta fold hydrolase, which yields MEPEDQVVRYAEHDDSSVAWAAVGDGPPLVVGGWWSSHLELDWRNARFRRFVSALAAHRTVIRYDRPGAGVSDRGGMSPRTLEEELATLAALLDVAAPSGRVALFGASSGTGVASLYAARYPDRVDRLIMYGSYARGVDLAPPDARAAMLDVVARHWGLGSRVLADLFLPDATAEERAEFVEFQRRSASREVALASLRAVYDYDATGHLGDVRAPTLVLHRRADRAIPFALGKDVARRIPGATFVELDGDDHFPWRGDADAVARATLGFLGAPVPAGGAAARRGDAPVGSGPGDVRLTDREREILRLVAQGRTDGQIAAKLFLSAHTVHRHIANIRTKLGVPSRTAAAAWALRHEVI from the coding sequence GTGGAACCCGAGGACCAGGTCGTCCGCTATGCCGAGCACGACGACTCGTCCGTCGCCTGGGCGGCCGTCGGCGACGGCCCCCCGCTCGTCGTGGGCGGTTGGTGGTCGAGCCACCTCGAGCTCGACTGGCGCAACGCGCGGTTCCGTCGATTCGTCTCAGCGCTCGCCGCGCACCGCACGGTGATCCGCTACGACCGCCCGGGCGCCGGCGTCTCCGACCGCGGGGGCATGTCGCCGCGGACACTCGAGGAGGAGTTGGCGACGCTCGCCGCGCTCCTCGACGTCGCGGCTCCGAGCGGCCGGGTCGCACTCTTCGGCGCGTCATCGGGAACCGGGGTCGCCTCCCTCTACGCCGCACGATACCCGGACCGCGTCGATCGGCTGATCATGTACGGGTCGTACGCGCGGGGCGTCGACCTCGCTCCACCAGACGCGCGGGCCGCGATGCTCGACGTCGTCGCCCGCCATTGGGGCCTCGGCTCCAGGGTGCTGGCCGACCTCTTCCTGCCGGACGCGACGGCCGAGGAGCGGGCGGAGTTCGTCGAGTTCCAACGACGGTCGGCGTCGCGCGAGGTCGCGCTCGCCTCGCTGCGCGCCGTCTACGACTACGACGCCACCGGGCACCTCGGCGACGTGCGCGCCCCGACGCTCGTGCTGCACCGGCGCGCCGACCGCGCGATCCCGTTCGCGCTCGGCAAGGACGTGGCCCGGCGCATCCCCGGTGCGACCTTCGTGGAGCTCGACGGCGACGACCACTTCCCGTGGCGCGGCGATGCCGACGCCGTCGCCCGCGCGACCCTCGGATTCCTCGGCGCGCCGGTGCCGGCGGGAGGCGCGGCGGCGCGCCGGGGCGACGCCCCAGTCGGGTCGGGGCCCGGCGACGTGCGGTTGACCGACCGCGAGCGGGAGATCCTGCGCCTGGTCGCGCAGGGCCGCACCGACGGCCAGATCGCCGCGAAGCTCTTCCTCTCCGCGCACACCGTGCACCGGCACATCGCGAACATCCGGACGAAGCTCGGGGTCCCGTCGCGTACCGCCGCGGCCGCGTGGGCGCTGCGCCACGAGGTCATCTGA
- a CDS encoding DUF1254 domain-containing protein, with translation MTIRVNVDNFATAETHRMMHDLQQDAGGVNRFRHNRAPAAIDEQTVIRLNRDTLYSFAVVDLSAGATLTIPEHGERYLSAMVVDEHHYVDAIYHDAGEYRLAVEQFRTPYVVLAVRILVDPADEADVAAVTALQDRIGLEAGSSTPFVMPDYDTGTFDETRNALLALARNLTDFDRTFGTKDEVDPVRHLIGTAAGWGGLPSSEARYIGVDPRLPVGRYELTVGEVPVDGFWSISVYNRDGFFEPNERGSYTINNITGVRNDDGTITVRFGDHPDDAPNVIPITDGWNYLVRLYRPRAEIADGTWTFPTLSA, from the coding sequence ATGACGATTCGAGTGAATGTCGACAACTTCGCGACGGCCGAGACGCATCGGATGATGCACGACCTCCAGCAGGATGCCGGAGGGGTGAACCGATTCCGGCACAACCGGGCGCCGGCGGCGATCGACGAGCAGACGGTGATCCGGCTGAACCGGGACACGCTCTACAGTTTCGCGGTGGTCGATCTCAGCGCCGGGGCGACGTTGACCATCCCCGAGCACGGCGAGCGCTACCTGTCGGCGATGGTGGTCGACGAGCACCACTACGTCGATGCGATCTACCACGATGCGGGCGAGTACCGACTGGCCGTCGAGCAGTTCCGCACGCCCTACGTGGTGCTGGCGGTGCGGATCCTGGTCGATCCGGCCGACGAGGCCGACGTCGCGGCCGTCACCGCCCTGCAGGATCGGATCGGGCTCGAGGCCGGTTCGTCCACGCCCTTCGTGATGCCCGACTACGACACCGGCACGTTCGACGAGACGCGGAACGCGCTGCTCGCGCTGGCCCGGAACCTGACCGATTTCGATCGGACCTTCGGCACGAAGGACGAGGTCGACCCCGTCCGTCATCTCATCGGAACCGCGGCGGGATGGGGCGGACTGCCGAGCTCCGAGGCGCGCTACATCGGCGTCGACCCGCGGCTCCCGGTCGGGCGGTACGAATTGACGGTCGGCGAGGTGCCGGTCGACGGGTTCTGGTCGATCTCGGTGTACAACCGGGACGGGTTCTTCGAGCCCAACGAACGGGGTTCGTACACGATCAACAACATCACCGGCGTTCGCAACGACGACGGCACGATCACCGTCCGGTTCGGCGACCACCCCGACGACGCGCCCAACGTGATCCCGATCACCGACGGGTGGAACTACCTCGTCCGGCTGTACCGACCTCGCGCCGAGATCGCCGACGGCACCTGGACCTTCCCGACCCTGTCGGCGTGA
- a CDS encoding ABC transporter ATP-binding protein, producing the protein MNTGTTRTRTNESEQDMTIETTAPGASAAGASDPTTRADRPTAGYRLEHVGKQYPGKRAVTALKDITLEIPAGQLVAIQGPTGGGKSTLLQMLGALDRPTTGRIALGDHELSHLPDGKLGKLRAKEIGFVFQSFNLIPTLAAQENVETALEPLGVPAAERRRRAAEALAAVGLAERAGHVPGELSGGQQQRVAIARALVKEPAVLLADEPTGALDEETRDEILNLLEGLWRDRGLTLVIVTHDSAVARRAQRRLHLKNGVVTER; encoded by the coding sequence ATGAACACCGGCACGACCCGCACCCGAACGAACGAGAGCGAGCAGGACATGACCATCGAGACCACGGCGCCCGGGGCATCCGCTGCCGGCGCATCAGACCCGACGACCCGTGCCGACCGGCCGACCGCTGGGTACCGCCTCGAGCACGTCGGCAAGCAGTACCCCGGGAAGCGCGCGGTCACCGCGCTGAAGGACATCACGCTGGAGATCCCGGCCGGCCAGCTCGTCGCGATCCAGGGGCCGACGGGCGGCGGCAAGTCGACGCTGCTCCAGATGCTCGGCGCACTCGACCGGCCGACGACCGGGCGCATCGCGCTCGGCGACCACGAGCTGTCGCACCTGCCCGACGGGAAGCTCGGCAAGCTGCGGGCGAAGGAGATCGGGTTCGTCTTCCAGAGCTTCAACCTCATCCCCACGCTCGCCGCGCAGGAGAACGTCGAGACCGCGCTCGAACCGTTGGGCGTGCCGGCTGCCGAACGGCGTCGCCGGGCGGCGGAAGCGCTCGCCGCGGTCGGGCTCGCGGAGCGCGCCGGGCATGTGCCCGGTGAGCTCTCGGGCGGTCAGCAGCAACGCGTCGCGATCGCGCGGGCGCTGGTGAAGGAACCCGCCGTGCTCCTCGCCGACGAGCCCACCGGCGCGCTCGACGAGGAGACCCGCGACGAGATCCTGAACCTCCTCGAGGGGCTCTGGCGCGACCGCGGCCTGACGCTCGTCATCGTCACGCACGACTCGGCCGTCGCCCGGAGGGCGCAGCGCCGCCTGCACCTCAAGAACGGGGTGGTCACCGAGCGCTGA
- a CDS encoding SIP domain-containing protein, translated as MASRMRKREPDAPKVLLAGDTADLPTIRERLRDCQADASGIVLIEAINALQVVPLDAPAGIGVHWLFRERADAAVEPRGSVLVTAVDTWLDEWMRPEGGVEVSPWIGARSSEVVDAYARQLDRELAAGLPA; from the coding sequence ATGGCCAGCCGAATGCGCAAGCGCGAACCCGACGCCCCGAAGGTGCTGCTCGCGGGTGACACGGCCGACCTCCCGACCATTCGCGAGCGGCTGCGCGACTGCCAGGCGGATGCCTCCGGCATCGTGCTGATCGAGGCGATCAACGCCCTCCAGGTCGTCCCGCTCGACGCTCCGGCCGGAATCGGCGTGCACTGGCTCTTCCGCGAGCGCGCCGACGCGGCCGTCGAGCCGCGCGGTTCCGTGCTGGTCACCGCGGTCGACACCTGGCTCGACGAGTGGATGCGCCCCGAGGGCGGCGTCGAGGTCAGCCCCTGGATCGGTGCGCGCTCGTCGGAGGTCGTCGACGCGTACGCCCGTCAGCTCGACCGCGAGCTCGCGGCGGGCCTGCCCGCCTGA
- a CDS encoding amidase domain-containing protein, which translates to MSHHLDSPTDPESRPSGEAVADGVAPSRGSSVLRRRRLLVGGVAGLLLLGGAATAIVAASDSGGTDAPRVAAAEDVTDASGTAVSPADTTAADKSSFASLSPAVAAQMSYVLANWQSTEHDVFGYMTETDCVNFASQSLLERGWTTDDEWWYAEGGDPYAHSTAWISSTAFMEWLGEHPERATALTDDQRDLVKVGDIVQFDWDDSGDRDHTGIVTAVETRDDGTISIEYAGHTDATWDRTVDEAITQIHPGGVAYYWSIPE; encoded by the coding sequence ATGTCGCACCACCTGGATTCCCCCACTGATCCCGAGTCCCGACCGAGCGGCGAGGCCGTGGCCGACGGGGTTGCGCCCAGCCGCGGATCCTCGGTGCTCCGGCGACGCCGGCTCCTCGTCGGCGGGGTCGCCGGGTTGCTGCTGCTCGGCGGAGCGGCGACGGCGATCGTCGCGGCATCCGATTCAGGCGGCACCGATGCACCCCGCGTCGCGGCCGCCGAAGACGTGACGGATGCCTCGGGCACCGCGGTCTCACCCGCCGACACGACGGCTGCCGACAAGTCCTCGTTCGCCTCGCTCTCTCCCGCCGTCGCGGCGCAGATGTCGTACGTGCTGGCGAACTGGCAGTCGACCGAGCACGACGTGTTCGGATACATGACCGAGACCGACTGCGTGAACTTCGCCAGCCAGTCACTGCTCGAGCGCGGGTGGACGACCGACGACGAGTGGTGGTACGCCGAGGGCGGCGACCCCTACGCGCACTCCACCGCGTGGATCAGCTCGACCGCGTTCATGGAGTGGCTCGGGGAGCATCCCGAGCGCGCGACCGCGCTGACCGACGACCAGCGCGACCTCGTGAAGGTCGGCGACATCGTGCAGTTCGACTGGGACGACTCGGGCGACCGCGACCACACCGGCATCGTGACCGCCGTCGAGACCCGCGACGACGGGACGATCTCGATCGAGTACGCGGGCCACACGGATGCCACGTGGGACCGCACCGTCGACGAGGCGATCACGCAGATCCACCCGGGCGGGGTCGCGTACTACTGGAGCATCCCGGAGTAG
- a CDS encoding substrate-binding domain-containing protein yields MRRRFTVASAMVGALALIALAGCTTDPNVSAPTEEAAETEEAVDWFDQELYDKQDAERGVAPEGPEDQPWLQTINAEPVDTAQYASTGAKKACFANASISNPWRQTGWITMNEQLKVLQEAGAISEMETRDAQDSDDTQIADIDYFINEGNCDVFIISPNSTAAMTPAVERACDTGKPVIVFDRGVQTDCPVTFIHPIGGFAWGIDTAEFLIEELEPGSKVVALRILPGVDVLEQRWAAAEKLFSENDIDAVDYFTGADPAEIKKIISDELAKGDVHGIWMDAGDGAVAAIEAFEDAGVDYPVMTGEDEMSFLRKWKDTGLTGLAPVYSNFQWRTPLLAAQMIFAGQPVPKEWVLPQAPITAGEVDEYLALNEGMPDGHYAKFGGEDLPGYPQVWEDRIIP; encoded by the coding sequence ATGCGACGCAGATTCACCGTGGCATCCGCCATGGTCGGGGCGCTGGCGCTGATCGCGCTGGCAGGCTGTACCACCGACCCCAACGTCTCGGCGCCGACGGAAGAGGCCGCCGAGACCGAGGAGGCCGTCGACTGGTTCGACCAGGAGCTCTACGACAAGCAGGACGCCGAACGCGGCGTCGCGCCCGAGGGCCCTGAAGACCAGCCGTGGCTCCAGACGATCAACGCCGAGCCGGTCGACACGGCGCAGTACGCGAGCACGGGCGCCAAGAAGGCGTGCTTCGCGAACGCGTCGATCTCGAACCCGTGGCGCCAGACCGGCTGGATCACCATGAACGAACAGCTCAAGGTGCTCCAGGAGGCCGGCGCGATCAGCGAGATGGAGACGCGCGACGCGCAGGACTCCGACGACACGCAGATCGCCGACATCGACTACTTCATCAACGAGGGCAACTGCGACGTCTTCATCATCTCGCCGAACTCGACGGCCGCGATGACACCGGCGGTCGAGCGGGCGTGCGACACGGGCAAGCCCGTGATCGTGTTCGACCGCGGCGTGCAGACCGACTGCCCCGTCACGTTCATCCACCCGATCGGCGGATTCGCGTGGGGCATCGACACGGCCGAGTTCCTCATCGAGGAGCTCGAACCGGGATCGAAGGTGGTCGCGCTGCGCATCCTGCCGGGCGTCGACGTGCTCGAGCAGCGCTGGGCTGCGGCCGAGAAGCTGTTCTCCGAGAACGACATCGACGCGGTCGACTACTTCACGGGAGCCGACCCGGCCGAGATCAAGAAGATCATCTCCGACGAGCTCGCCAAGGGCGACGTGCACGGCATCTGGATGGACGCCGGCGACGGCGCCGTGGCCGCGATCGAGGCGTTCGAGGACGCCGGCGTCGACTACCCGGTCATGACCGGCGAGGACGAGATGAGCTTCCTCCGCAAGTGGAAGGACACCGGGCTCACGGGCCTCGCCCCCGTGTACTCGAACTTCCAGTGGCGGACGCCGCTCCTGGCCGCGCAGATGATCTTCGCGGGCCAGCCGGTGCCGAAGGAGTGGGTGCTGCCGCAGGCCCCGATCACCGCCGGTGAGGTCGACGAGTACCTCGCGCTCAACGAGGGCATGCCCGACGGCCACTACGCGAAGTTCGGCGGCGAGGACCTGCCGGGCTACCCGCAGGTCTGGGAGGACCGGATCATCCCGTAA
- a CDS encoding sugar phosphate isomerase/epimerase, with protein MRRTIGVNTWVWTSPLRDDSLREIAAKAAGMGFGAIELPVEQPGDWSPDAAADVLAEHRLTPIVVGAMGPGRNLVAAPGSEVVATQNYLVQCVKVAERLGSRIVAGPLTAATGRTWRMDDEEREARYAELRGALGPVVRQAADRGIRLAVEPLNRYETSLVNTVEQALDALGPLLGPGLGLALDTYHLNIEERSIGDAVRAAGEHVAYVQVCGNDRGPVGDDHFDWPGFLDALDDVGYTGPLGLESFTGENATIAVAASVWRPLAASQDDLAERSIRFLTALQDERESR; from the coding sequence ATGCGACGCACCATCGGGGTGAACACGTGGGTGTGGACGTCGCCGCTTCGCGACGACTCGCTGCGCGAGATCGCCGCGAAGGCGGCGGGCATGGGCTTCGGCGCGATCGAGCTGCCGGTCGAGCAGCCGGGCGACTGGTCGCCGGATGCCGCGGCCGACGTGCTCGCCGAGCACCGCCTGACGCCGATCGTGGTCGGCGCCATGGGGCCCGGCCGCAACCTCGTCGCGGCGCCCGGCTCCGAGGTCGTCGCGACGCAGAACTACCTCGTGCAGTGCGTGAAGGTCGCCGAGCGGCTGGGCTCGCGCATCGTCGCCGGGCCCCTCACCGCGGCGACCGGGCGCACGTGGCGCATGGACGACGAGGAGCGCGAGGCCCGCTATGCGGAGCTGCGCGGCGCGCTCGGGCCGGTGGTTCGGCAGGCCGCGGACCGGGGCATCCGCCTCGCCGTCGAACCGCTGAACCGCTACGAGACGAGCCTCGTGAACACCGTCGAGCAGGCGCTCGACGCGCTCGGCCCGCTGCTCGGCCCGGGACTCGGGCTCGCGCTCGACACCTACCACCTCAACATCGAGGAGCGCTCCATCGGCGACGCCGTGCGCGCGGCCGGCGAGCACGTGGCCTACGTGCAGGTCTGCGGCAACGACCGCGGCCCGGTCGGCGACGACCACTTCGACTGGCCGGGGTTCCTCGACGCGCTCGACGACGTCGGGTACACGGGGCCGCTCGGCCTCGAGAGCTTCACCGGGGAGAACGCGACGATCGCCGTCGCCGCCTCGGTCTGGCGACCGCTGGCCGCCTCGCAGGACGACCTCGCGGAACGGAGCATCCGGTTCCTGACCGCGCTGCAGGACGAAAGGGAATCACGATGA
- a CDS encoding sugar phosphate isomerase/epimerase, translating into MTDAAAAEPGTPASTHPVTLFTGQWADLPFEEVARLASEWGYDGLEIACSGDHLDLARADEDDAYVASRLEVLDRYGLRVFAISNHLAGQAVCDAPIDFRHQAILRDYVWGDGDAEGVRQRAAEDMRRSARVARKLGVDTVVGFTGSSIWPYVAMFPPVPASVIEQGFEDFANRWNPILDVFDAEGVRFAHEVHPGEIAYDYWTSVRTLDAIGHREAFGFNWDPSHMMWQHIDPVGFIWDFKDRIYHVDCKDTRMRQRNGRAGVMGSHLPWGDPRRGWDFVSTGHGDVPWEDAFRALDAIGYAGPISVEWEDAGMDRLHGAKEAVGYIRSLLWPKPAASFDAAFSNQ; encoded by the coding sequence ATGACGGATGCCGCTGCCGCCGAGCCTGGCACGCCCGCCTCGACGCACCCGGTGACGCTGTTCACGGGGCAGTGGGCGGACCTGCCGTTCGAGGAGGTCGCACGCCTCGCCTCGGAGTGGGGGTACGACGGGTTGGAGATCGCGTGCTCGGGCGATCATCTCGACCTGGCGCGCGCCGACGAGGATGACGCGTACGTCGCGTCGCGGCTCGAGGTGCTCGACCGGTACGGCCTGCGGGTCTTCGCGATCTCGAACCACCTCGCGGGCCAGGCGGTGTGCGATGCGCCGATCGATTTCCGGCATCAGGCGATACTGCGCGACTACGTCTGGGGCGACGGCGACGCCGAGGGGGTGCGGCAGCGTGCTGCCGAGGACATGCGGCGGTCGGCGCGGGTCGCCCGCAAGCTGGGCGTCGATACCGTCGTCGGGTTCACGGGTTCGAGCATCTGGCCGTACGTGGCGATGTTCCCGCCGGTGCCGGCGAGCGTGATCGAGCAGGGCTTCGAGGACTTCGCGAACCGGTGGAACCCGATCCTGGACGTGTTCGACGCGGAGGGTGTGCGGTTCGCGCACGAGGTGCACCCGGGTGAGATCGCGTACGACTACTGGACGAGCGTGCGCACGCTCGACGCGATCGGGCATCGTGAGGCGTTCGGGTTCAACTGGGATCCGTCGCACATGATGTGGCAGCACATCGACCCGGTCGGGTTCATCTGGGACTTCAAGGACCGGATCTACCATGTCGACTGCAAGGACACGAGGATGCGCCAGCGCAACGGTCGCGCAGGGGTGATGGGGTCGCACCTGCCGTGGGGCGACCCGCGCCGCGGCTGGGACTTCGTGTCGACCGGGCACGGGGACGTGCCGTGGGAGGACGCGTTCCGCGCGCTCGACGCGATCGGGTACGCCGGGCCGATCTCGGTCGAGTGGGAGGACGCCGGGATGGACCGGCTGCACGGCGCGAAGGAGGCCGTCGGGTACATCCGGTCGCTGCTCTGGCCGAAGCCGGCCGCGTCGTTCGACGCCGCATTCAGCAATCAGTAG